In one Ananas comosus cultivar F153 linkage group 12, ASM154086v1, whole genome shotgun sequence genomic region, the following are encoded:
- the LOC109718949 gene encoding probable carboxylesterase Os04g0669500: protein MSLRSCPSSLLLPRLRPSSLAVLAFTVFASPFLLLPRRSAVNPPPPPPPPSPSMAARSFVLWLHGLGDSGPANEPIRTFFTFPEFNLTKWAFPSAPHAPVSCNYGAIMPSWFDIHEIPVAAVSPKDEKGVLKAVENVHAMIDREVAAGINPENIFVCGFSQGGALTLASVLLYPKTLGGGAVFSGWVPFNSSIIERISPEARKTPILWSHGMADRTVLFEAGQAGPPFLQQAGISCEFKAYPDLGHSITPEELRSLESWIKSRLKSSS from the exons ATGAGCCTCCGCTCCTGCCCCTCTTCCCTCCTCCTCCCGCGACTGCGACCGTCTTCCCTCGCCGTCCTCGCCTTCACCGTCTTCGCGTCCCCCTTCCTTCTCCTCCCCCGGCGGTCTGCCGTCaatcctcctccgccgccgccgccgccttctccaTCGATGGCGGCTCGCAGCTTCGTGCTGTGGCTGCACGGGCTGGGCGACTCCGGCCCCGCCAACGAGCCCATCCGCACCTTCTTCACCTTCCCCGAGTTCAACCTCACCAAGTGGGCCTTCCCCTCCGCCCCCCACGCCCCCGTCTCCTGCAACT ATGGTGCTATCATGCCCTCATGGTTTGACATTCATGAGATTCCTGTGGCCGCT GTATCTCCAAAAGATGAAAAGGGTGTTCTCAAAGCTGTTGAAAATGTGCATGCGATGATAGACAGGGAGGTAGCTGCTGGGATAAATCCTGAAAACATTTTTGTTTGCGGATTTAGTCAAGGGG GTGCATTGACCTTAGCGAGTGTTTTGCTTTATCCAAAAACTTTAGGAGGTGGTGCGGTTTTCAGTGGATGGGTTCCTTTTAATTCATCAATTATTGAACGTATTTCACCTGAAGCAAGAAAG ACGCCTATTTTGTGGTCTCATGGAATGGCTGACAGAACTGTATTATTTGAAGCTGGGCAAGCTGGACCTCCATTTTTGCAGCAAGCTGGCATTAGTTGTGAATTTAAG GCTTATCCTGATCTTGGCCATTCGATTACACCCGAGGAACTGCGATCACTCGAGTCATGGATTAAGAGTCGTCTAAAAAGCTCTTCATGA
- the LOC109717981 gene encoding uncharacterized protein LOC109717981, translating into MALVPPVPQQTFRASSSYSRAEGVAVPQQSEQRQQASSGSVYEAQIEDSTTADRVVAEIGPLLHAREVQISDHILQLQDLDVVLGRDWLAWCYATINCEARTVVFREPGQEEFMYRSCRSILFATWSEPSMHRFLVMVVVVPTAASGLEDISVVCEFPDVFPPKLTL; encoded by the exons ATGGCGCTGGTCCCGCCGGTACCTCAGCAGACTTTTAGAGCGTCGTCGAGTTACAGTCGGGCGGAGGGAGTTGCAGTGCCGCAGCAGAGTGAGCAGCGACAGCAGGCATCAAGTGGCAGCGTGTATGAGGCTCAGATTGAGGATTCTACGACTGCAGACcgtgtggtggcag AGATAGGACCGCTGTTGCATGCACGTGAGGTGCAAATTTCCGACCATATTTTGCAG TTGCAGGACTTGGATGTGGTGCTTGGCAGGGATTGGCTTGCGTGGTGCTATGCGACGATCAACTGTGAAGCTAGGACAGTGGTGTTTcgtgagccaggccaggaggagtttatgTACAGAAGCTGCAGGAGTATATTATTTGCCACTTGGAGTGAGCCGTCGATGCACCGATTTCTGGTGATGGTGGTAGTAGTGCCTACGGCAGCatcgggactcgaggatatctcTGTAGTTTGCGAGTTCCCGGATGTCTTTCCCCCGAAGTTGACCTTGTGA